Proteins encoded in a region of the Corynebacterium genitalium ATCC 33030 genome:
- a CDS encoding dicarboxylate/amino acid:cation symporter, which translates to MNTKSITRSLLFWIVVAIVAGIACSFFFPEWVARIFVTFNGLFSNFLGFFVPVLIFALITPAIASLGQGAGKWLGITAGIAYSSTVISGLTAWGVSAVLYPWLLGGQSLQTDIEDVDEGALSPFFEVEIDPPFAVMTALVLSFCVGLAMTAVKSDTLYSFTKDLERVIMKVVTSFVIPLLPVFIFGMFLNLGMNENMASTMAAFGKVLVLSVIMTVILLVLQYLIAGAVAGVNPFTALRNMLPAYFTALGTSSSAATIPITLKSTLNNKVDENVAGFVVPLCATIHLSGSMMKIALYAFAVIYMAGMDVNPGLYLGFILLLGVMMIAAPGVPGGAIMAATGLLASMLGFDENMVGLMIAAYIVIDSFGTAANVTGDGAIALVVDRFAKGQFESRDEEVKELA; encoded by the coding sequence ATGAACACAAAGTCGATCACGAGGTCGCTGCTGTTCTGGATTGTCGTGGCCATCGTGGCCGGCATCGCCTGCAGCTTCTTCTTTCCCGAATGGGTCGCCCGCATTTTTGTCACCTTCAACGGGCTTTTCTCCAACTTCCTGGGCTTCTTCGTTCCAGTGCTGATCTTCGCGCTGATCACGCCCGCGATCGCTAGCCTCGGCCAAGGCGCCGGTAAGTGGCTCGGCATCACGGCCGGTATCGCGTACAGCTCCACGGTGATCTCAGGGCTTACTGCCTGGGGGGTCTCCGCTGTCCTGTACCCGTGGCTGCTGGGCGGCCAGTCGTTGCAGACCGATATTGAAGACGTTGATGAAGGCGCCCTCTCCCCCTTCTTCGAGGTGGAGATCGATCCTCCGTTCGCAGTGATGACCGCTCTGGTCCTGTCGTTCTGCGTGGGCTTGGCTATGACTGCGGTGAAGTCCGACACTCTCTACTCCTTCACCAAGGATCTTGAGCGCGTGATCATGAAGGTGGTCACGTCCTTTGTCATTCCGCTGCTGCCGGTCTTCATCTTCGGCATGTTCTTGAACTTGGGCATGAACGAGAACATGGCCTCCACCATGGCGGCCTTCGGCAAGGTGCTGGTGCTGTCCGTCATCATGACCGTCATCTTGCTGGTACTCCAGTACTTGATCGCCGGAGCCGTCGCGGGCGTCAATCCGTTCACCGCTCTGCGCAACATGCTGCCCGCGTACTTCACCGCCCTGGGTACTTCCTCGTCTGCGGCGACTATTCCGATCACGCTGAAATCCACGTTGAACAACAAAGTCGATGAGAACGTCGCCGGTTTCGTCGTGCCGCTGTGCGCGACGATCCACCTGTCCGGGTCGATGATGAAGATCGCGCTCTACGCCTTCGCCGTCATCTACATGGCGGGAATGGATGTCAACCCGGGCCTCTATCTCGGCTTCATCCTCCTGCTGGGCGTCATGATGATCGCTGCGCCGGGCGTCCCGGGTGGCGCCATCATGGCCGCCACTGGCTTGCTCGCCTCCATGCTCGGTTTCGACGAGAACATGGTCGGCCTCATGATCGCGGCTTACATTGTCATCGACTCCTTCGGTACAGCCGCGAACGTCACCGGCGACGGCGCCATTGCCCTCGTGGTCGATCGCTTCGCCAAGGGCCAGTTTGAGTCCAGGGATGAAGAGGTCAAAGAGCTCGCCTAG
- a CDS encoding DUF202 domain-containing protein, whose amino-acid sequence MAPSPIPVADEGLQPERTAMSWTRTALAMAVCSLTLLRWSRPYSALVFGAMGLLALLAMAIIVRNRAEYRAEAEGLSHERIDANVFGVLTITLGMTVLGGLGLHLVVQA is encoded by the coding sequence ATGGCCCCTTCCCCCATCCCCGTCGCAGACGAAGGGCTCCAACCCGAACGCACAGCGATGTCGTGGACCCGCACGGCGTTGGCCATGGCAGTCTGCTCGCTCACCCTTTTACGCTGGTCGCGGCCGTATTCCGCGCTCGTGTTCGGAGCTATGGGGCTGCTCGCCCTCCTGGCTATGGCCATCATCGTGCGCAACCGCGCCGAGTATCGTGCGGAGGCCGAGGGATTGAGCCACGAGCGTATCGACGCCAACGTGTTCGGCGTCCTCACCATCACCCTAGGAATGACTGTGCTCGGCGGGCTGGGCCTACACCTAGTGGTACAGGCTTAG
- a CDS encoding SdpI family protein, whose amino-acid sequence MSAGVIIGILLIIAALALLIPGVLATAGRLPGNSIVGLRVPEVRKDEEVWDTAHKVVGPFFILAGVTLAFGAAFSFIAHGWLWAAPVLLIIAAVVAVAVGGNQGARTAQLVDEARTQTPEPEPTPNVNLDALRNAAKQADEN is encoded by the coding sequence ATGTCAGCTGGCGTAATCATCGGAATTCTGCTCATCATCGCGGCCCTCGCCCTCCTCATTCCCGGAGTACTGGCGACAGCGGGCCGCCTGCCCGGCAACTCGATCGTCGGGCTGCGCGTGCCAGAGGTCCGCAAGGATGAAGAGGTCTGGGACACCGCGCACAAAGTCGTGGGCCCGTTTTTCATTCTCGCCGGTGTGACACTCGCCTTCGGGGCCGCGTTCTCGTTCATCGCGCACGGGTGGCTGTGGGCCGCTCCGGTTCTGTTGATCATCGCCGCGGTGGTTGCGGTTGCCGTCGGCGGCAATCAGGGCGCGCGTACAGCCCAACTTGTCGACGAAGCCCGCACCCAAACCCCCGAGCCCGAACCCACCCCGAACGTCAACCTCGACGCACTGCGCAATGCCGCTAAGCAAGCCGACGAGAATTAG
- a CDS encoding IS1096 element passenger TnpR family protein has translation MIVTLSMTVQGSRPEITRVLNVEDAIDLSGMAALIDAAFGFSGTSDHFFASEDGGSRTLYTDEPTDGELSEHTLTVADIDGMTYFYDPAATWAVSIDVLGTTDVDMPSPMLVDALGPDVLEACGSPDMMSAFHTEALRLAAGLEPDLKVSPLLLSFMPVMSPERLVERLSHAHHPSVAERIAYTAENLFLTNDDELMDDPRAPEIIEGFDSFVQSRPDLQQILDLDPNPERNPTLIAAMSEFFADQASELTEEPDEDTDSDERDEKD, from the coding sequence ATGATTGTCACGCTGTCCATGACGGTACAGGGTTCGCGCCCCGAAATCACGCGCGTCCTGAACGTCGAGGACGCTATTGACCTTTCCGGCATGGCCGCGCTCATTGATGCGGCATTCGGCTTCAGCGGCACGTCCGACCATTTCTTCGCCAGCGAGGACGGTGGCTCCCGCACCCTTTACACCGATGAACCGACCGACGGGGAACTGAGCGAGCACACCCTCACCGTCGCCGACATCGACGGCATGACGTACTTCTATGACCCAGCCGCGACCTGGGCGGTCAGCATCGATGTGCTGGGCACCACCGACGTCGACATGCCCTCGCCCATGCTTGTCGACGCATTAGGCCCCGACGTCCTCGAAGCCTGCGGCAGCCCGGACATGATGTCGGCCTTCCACACCGAGGCTCTCCGGCTCGCCGCCGGTCTCGAACCGGACCTGAAGGTATCACCCCTGCTCCTGAGCTTCATGCCGGTGATGAGTCCGGAGCGCTTGGTCGAACGTCTCTCGCACGCCCATCACCCCTCCGTCGCTGAGCGCATCGCATACACCGCGGAGAACCTCTTCCTCACCAACGACGATGAGCTCATGGATGACCCCCGCGCCCCTGAGATCATCGAGGGGTTCGATTCCTTCGTGCAGTCCCGCCCTGACCTGCAGCAGATCCTCGACTTAGACCCCAATCCGGAGCGCAACCCCACCCTCATTGCCGCCATGTCGGAGTTCTTCGCCGACCAGGCGAGCGAACTGACGGAAGAGCCAGACGAGGACACCGACAGCGACGAGCGGGACGAGAAGGACTAA
- a CDS encoding HNH endonuclease signature motif containing protein, with translation MAARTRPEPYFLTEKPDDDVALAGAEARAAQLKIFKQYCFDPSEVEGGEILGNRDHDRETSRLSQLAGINKRAAEEGIYAYQTLRRLPRLREMQLATARLDLDRLSAVAAAIGCLGPDAPAEAYEAFDDALVEMFTPVKTRQALPARNTITLRLNKMIGDFDTEAAFDLAKKKNRKRTTPGAPQIDFGPGAAGSDEAWMTLSADNASIAALRSNINEAARKEKVTQAEAAIKLLTGDITPAATATIYAYTPKGADGGVDESSASFIPGFGYTGASGSAMLHLLAEKFGTTVIDLDAAATKVVAGHDAPADMAAFVRGRDGTCIFPGCTRPATNCQLDHRIPSDEGGPTTASNLFCLCQHHHNCKTDRGAFYVQDALTGEIIWLYDDGTYQRIDPDSITGANLTPTNPRWRRTLDDVERLRKKATHFHAKSHTILDGYENKVVAYDPYLGAEREAAWSAYRQCQADLEKLAAQYDLKFPFDPVPPRWIPDDELDAPEPEAYTMPEETEAAY, from the coding sequence ATGGCTGCACGAACGAGACCTGAACCGTATTTCCTGACCGAGAAACCCGATGATGACGTCGCGCTGGCCGGAGCGGAAGCGCGGGCCGCTCAACTCAAGATCTTCAAGCAGTATTGCTTTGACCCGTCTGAAGTCGAGGGTGGAGAGATCCTCGGCAACCGTGACCACGACCGTGAGACGTCTCGTCTAAGCCAACTGGCCGGGATCAACAAGCGGGCGGCGGAAGAAGGGATCTACGCGTATCAGACGCTGCGCCGCTTGCCCCGTCTACGAGAGATGCAACTCGCAACGGCGCGGTTGGATCTGGACCGCTTATCCGCTGTAGCCGCCGCGATCGGATGCTTGGGGCCCGATGCCCCGGCCGAGGCGTACGAAGCCTTCGACGATGCACTTGTGGAGATGTTCACGCCCGTCAAGACGCGGCAAGCGTTGCCGGCGCGCAACACGATCACGTTGCGGCTGAACAAGATGATCGGTGACTTCGACACCGAGGCCGCATTCGACCTGGCGAAGAAAAAGAACCGAAAGCGCACCACGCCGGGCGCTCCTCAGATCGACTTCGGGCCGGGGGCAGCTGGGTCCGATGAAGCATGGATGACGCTCTCCGCTGACAATGCCTCCATTGCAGCACTCCGCTCCAACATAAATGAAGCAGCGCGAAAAGAGAAGGTCACCCAAGCGGAGGCCGCAATCAAGCTGCTCACCGGTGACATCACCCCAGCCGCGACAGCGACGATCTACGCGTACACGCCAAAAGGTGCTGATGGCGGCGTGGACGAGTCCTCGGCCTCCTTTATTCCGGGGTTCGGGTACACGGGGGCGTCGGGAAGCGCCATGCTTCATCTTTTGGCCGAAAAGTTCGGCACAACCGTGATCGACCTCGACGCAGCAGCCACGAAAGTCGTGGCGGGCCATGATGCACCGGCGGATATGGCTGCGTTTGTCCGCGGGCGCGACGGAACCTGCATCTTCCCGGGATGCACACGGCCCGCGACGAACTGCCAGCTTGACCACCGGATCCCCTCGGACGAAGGCGGCCCCACCACCGCGAGCAATCTCTTCTGTCTGTGCCAACATCACCACAACTGCAAAACCGATCGCGGCGCCTTCTATGTCCAAGACGCACTGACTGGAGAAATCATCTGGTTGTACGACGACGGGACCTACCAGCGCATCGACCCCGACTCCATTACCGGGGCGAACCTCACCCCCACCAACCCGCGGTGGCGCCGCACGCTCGACGACGTAGAACGGTTGAGGAAGAAGGCGACCCACTTTCACGCAAAAAGTCACACCATTCTTGACGGTTACGAAAATAAGGTGGTGGCGTATGACCCCTATCTCGGTGCGGAGCGGGAAGCTGCGTGGTCCGCATACCGCCAGTGCCAAGCGGATTTGGAGAAGTTGGCGGCCCAGTATGACCTGAAGTTCCCGTTCGATCCCGTGCCGCCGAGGTGGATCCCAGATGATGAACTTGATGCACCTGAACCGGAGGCCTACACGATGCCTGAAGAGACGGAGGCCGCCTATTAG
- a CDS encoding DUF3800 domain-containing protein has product MDSGTSTSTLFVFIDESGDMQFGPKASQHFVLSAVCLRDPVYTASVMQRLKYDLMAEGSEDLEFHATENTKGTRKRVVDTICGLDGLRVHTVWINKAFAAPNLQNEIELFRLFGAAMGRWVGKALVDDGDQQVIMIFDSVLTGKKRNAFLKKIKPILGELGVKYRVLFHPVKQDLNGQIADYFSWAAYRTLERQDSATEDRLKEAVHWDDFNLFQKGDRVYWRRPTK; this is encoded by the coding sequence ATGGATTCAGGTACGAGCACATCGACTCTTTTCGTTTTCATTGACGAGTCGGGGGATATGCAGTTCGGCCCTAAGGCTTCGCAGCATTTCGTGTTGTCCGCGGTATGCCTGCGTGATCCGGTCTACACCGCGTCTGTCATGCAGCGATTGAAGTATGACCTGATGGCTGAGGGAAGCGAAGATCTAGAATTCCACGCGACGGAGAACACTAAAGGGACAAGGAAGCGGGTCGTCGATACGATTTGTGGGCTTGACGGTCTACGGGTCCACACTGTGTGGATCAATAAGGCTTTTGCTGCTCCTAATCTTCAGAATGAGATCGAGTTATTTCGCCTCTTCGGCGCAGCTATGGGGCGCTGGGTGGGCAAAGCCTTAGTGGATGACGGGGATCAGCAAGTAATCATGATCTTCGATTCGGTGCTCACGGGTAAGAAACGCAACGCATTCTTGAAGAAAATCAAGCCGATCCTGGGCGAACTTGGGGTGAAGTACAGGGTGCTTTTCCACCCAGTCAAGCAGGATCTGAACGGGCAGATCGCGGACTACTTCTCCTGGGCTGCATACCGAACGTTAGAGCGTCAGGATTCTGCCACGGAAGATCGCCTTAAAGAGGCCGTCCACTGGGATGACTTCAATCTATTCCAGAAGGGAGACCGCGTGTACTGGCGGAGACCCACAAAGTAG
- a CDS encoding acryloyl-CoA reductase, which produces MSTLLITDNGPEIVDTTPEHAGEGDTLLTVSHSSVNYKDGMALAGDKAIVRELPIVPGIDAVGTLDDGSLVTVNGWGIGEKRNGGYTEQLRIDADKITRVPERFDAWTAAAIGTAGYTAALSVVAYERFSAHNNPSGPVLVTGATGGVGSIAIQLLASRGHEVVAATGRVDEYGDYLRGLGAADIIDRFELSEQGKPLQKARFAGAIDSVGSTPLANVLAQTKWGGVVTACGLAAGADLETTVMPFILRGVNLVGINSVDSPSEHREEAWNLLAESLDTDKLATYTETVDLEGAIQAGADLLEGNARHGRTVVKI; this is translated from the coding sequence ATGAGCACTCTTCTCATTACTGACAATGGCCCCGAAATCGTCGACACCACCCCCGAGCATGCAGGGGAGGGCGACACGCTGCTCACCGTGTCCCACTCTTCCGTCAATTACAAGGACGGCATGGCGCTCGCGGGCGACAAAGCCATCGTGCGCGAGCTACCCATCGTTCCGGGCATCGACGCAGTGGGCACGCTTGACGACGGCTCCCTGGTCACCGTCAACGGCTGGGGCATTGGCGAGAAGCGCAACGGCGGCTACACCGAGCAGCTGCGTATCGACGCCGACAAGATCACCCGCGTGCCTGAGCGTTTCGACGCGTGGACCGCCGCCGCCATCGGCACCGCCGGCTACACCGCCGCGCTGTCCGTTGTGGCCTACGAGCGTTTCTCCGCCCACAACAACCCGTCCGGCCCGGTCCTTGTCACGGGGGCGACCGGCGGTGTTGGCTCCATCGCCATTCAGCTCCTAGCCTCACGCGGACACGAGGTCGTCGCGGCTACCGGGCGTGTCGACGAGTACGGCGATTACCTCCGCGGCCTCGGCGCCGCTGACATCATCGACCGCTTTGAGCTCTCTGAGCAGGGCAAACCTCTGCAGAAGGCACGCTTTGCGGGTGCGATCGACTCTGTCGGGTCCACACCGTTGGCCAATGTTCTCGCTCAGACCAAGTGGGGCGGCGTTGTCACTGCCTGCGGCCTGGCAGCCGGCGCGGACCTGGAGACGACGGTCATGCCGTTCATTCTCCGCGGAGTGAACCTTGTCGGCATCAACTCCGTTGACTCCCCATCCGAGCACCGCGAGGAAGCCTGGAACCTGCTTGCGGAGTCCCTCGACACCGACAAGCTGGCCACCTACACCGAGACCGTTGATCTCGAAGGCGCTATCCAGGCTGGTGCTGACCTGTTGGAGGGTAACGCCCGCCACGGCCGTACCGTTGTGAAGATCTAA
- the leuS gene encoding leucine--tRNA ligase produces the protein MTSATGPAFRYTAGLANDIEQKWQKYWIDNGTFNAPNPVGPLADGGELPADKLNVQDMFPYPSGAGLHVGHPLGYIATDVFARYNRMLGKNVLHTLGYDSFGLPAEQYAIQTGTHPRTTTMANIENMTRQLDALGLGHDRRRSVATTDPEFYRWTQWIFLQIFNSWFDEDQQKARPIAELIDELTSGKRTTKDGRDYNGLDDVEKQKAVDEFRLVYLSDSMVNWCPGLGTVLANEEVTAEGRSERGNYPVFRKRLRQWMMRITAYSDRLLDDLELLDWPDKVKAMQRNWVGRSRGAEVAFQSEAGPLEVFTTRPDTLFGATYMVLAPEHELVDALTADSYPANVDSRWTYGEQTPAEAVAAYKRAIAAKSDVERQENKEKTGVFLGSYAVNPVNGEQVPVFIADYVLTGYGTGAIMAVPAHDERDYEFATVFGLPIIPVLEGGNIEEAAFTEDGPHINSANESGLDLNGLGKTESIEKAIDWLVEQGSGVERIQYKLRDWLFARQRYWGEPFPIVYDDNGVAHALPESMLPVELPDVEDYNPVSFDPDDADSEPSPPLAKATEWVEVELDLGNGPQKYTRDTNVMPQWAGSSWYQLRYIDPTNDEALCDIENERYWAGPQPSKHGENDPGGVDLYVGGVEHAVLHLLYSRFWHKVLYDLGHVTSKEPYRRLYNQGYIQAYAYTDSRGVYVPAAEVEEKDGKFFYQGEEVKQEYGKMGKSLKNAVAPDEIARDFGADTLRVYEMSMGPLDTSRPWATKDVVGSHRFLQRLWRLVVDEETGEVDVFDEPMTDEDAKQLNRTIAGVRDDYANLRDNTVVAKLIEYVNYLTKAREKSGANVSRETVEPLVQMVSPLAPHIAEELWARLGHSGTITFESFPTFDESLLTDDTVEIPVQINGKVRARVDVPTDASKDDIEAIAVADERVASLIDGKNVVKTIVVPGRMVNLVVK, from the coding sequence ATGACTAGCGCGACTGGACCGGCGTTCCGCTACACAGCGGGCCTTGCCAACGACATTGAACAAAAGTGGCAAAAATACTGGATCGACAACGGGACGTTCAACGCCCCGAACCCAGTCGGCCCCCTCGCTGACGGTGGCGAACTTCCCGCCGACAAGCTCAACGTCCAGGACATGTTCCCCTACCCCTCCGGTGCCGGTCTACACGTCGGCCACCCGCTGGGGTACATCGCCACGGACGTGTTCGCTCGCTATAACCGCATGCTGGGCAAGAACGTCCTGCACACCCTGGGCTACGATTCCTTCGGGCTGCCCGCGGAGCAGTACGCCATTCAGACAGGCACGCACCCGCGCACGACCACGATGGCGAATATCGAGAACATGACCCGCCAGCTGGACGCGCTGGGTCTCGGCCACGATCGCCGCCGCTCCGTCGCCACGACCGATCCAGAGTTCTACCGCTGGACGCAGTGGATCTTCTTGCAGATCTTCAATTCATGGTTCGACGAGGATCAGCAGAAGGCACGCCCCATCGCGGAGCTTATCGACGAACTGACCTCCGGCAAGCGCACCACGAAGGATGGGCGTGACTACAACGGGCTGGATGACGTCGAAAAGCAAAAGGCAGTAGATGAGTTCCGCCTGGTGTACCTGTCTGATTCGATGGTGAACTGGTGCCCCGGCTTGGGAACGGTGCTGGCGAACGAAGAGGTCACGGCCGAGGGTCGGTCGGAGCGCGGCAACTACCCGGTGTTCCGTAAGCGCCTGCGCCAGTGGATGATGCGCATCACCGCGTATTCGGACCGCCTGCTCGATGACCTTGAGCTGTTGGATTGGCCCGACAAGGTCAAGGCGATGCAGCGCAACTGGGTCGGTCGTTCGCGCGGTGCGGAGGTCGCGTTCCAGTCTGAGGCTGGCCCGCTGGAGGTGTTCACCACCCGCCCCGACACGCTGTTCGGTGCGACGTATATGGTGCTCGCGCCCGAGCATGAGCTTGTCGACGCACTGACGGCCGATTCCTACCCCGCAAACGTGGACTCCCGCTGGACGTACGGAGAGCAAACCCCTGCAGAGGCTGTCGCAGCGTACAAGCGCGCGATCGCGGCGAAGTCCGACGTGGAGCGACAGGAGAACAAGGAGAAGACGGGTGTCTTCCTTGGTTCCTATGCCGTGAACCCGGTCAACGGCGAGCAGGTGCCGGTGTTCATCGCGGATTACGTTCTCACCGGTTACGGCACCGGCGCCATCATGGCGGTGCCGGCCCACGATGAACGCGACTATGAATTCGCCACCGTCTTCGGCCTGCCGATCATCCCAGTTCTCGAGGGCGGCAATATCGAGGAGGCCGCGTTCACCGAGGACGGCCCGCACATCAACTCCGCCAATGAGTCCGGTCTGGACCTCAACGGCTTGGGCAAGACGGAGTCGATTGAGAAGGCGATTGACTGGTTGGTTGAGCAGGGCTCTGGTGTTGAGCGCATCCAGTACAAGCTGCGCGACTGGCTCTTCGCTCGTCAGCGCTACTGGGGTGAGCCGTTCCCGATCGTGTACGACGACAATGGTGTCGCGCACGCGCTGCCGGAGTCGATGCTGCCGGTCGAGCTTCCGGACGTGGAGGATTACAACCCGGTCTCCTTCGATCCGGATGACGCTGATTCGGAGCCTTCTCCCCCACTGGCGAAGGCGACCGAGTGGGTCGAGGTCGAGCTCGATCTTGGGAATGGCCCTCAGAAGTACACTCGCGACACGAACGTCATGCCGCAGTGGGCGGGGTCGTCCTGGTACCAGCTGCGCTACATCGACCCGACGAACGATGAGGCGCTGTGCGACATCGAGAACGAGCGCTACTGGGCCGGACCGCAGCCGTCCAAGCACGGTGAGAATGATCCGGGTGGTGTGGACCTCTACGTCGGCGGTGTTGAGCACGCCGTGTTGCACCTGCTGTACTCGCGTTTCTGGCACAAGGTGCTCTACGACCTGGGCCACGTGACCTCCAAGGAGCCGTACCGCCGCCTGTACAACCAGGGCTACATCCAGGCCTACGCCTACACGGATTCACGTGGCGTGTACGTGCCGGCTGCTGAGGTTGAGGAGAAGGACGGAAAGTTCTTCTACCAGGGCGAAGAGGTCAAGCAGGAGTACGGCAAGATGGGCAAGTCCCTCAAGAATGCCGTGGCTCCCGATGAGATCGCGCGCGATTTCGGTGCCGATACGCTGCGTGTTTATGAGATGTCGATGGGTCCGCTGGACACCTCCCGCCCGTGGGCGACGAAGGATGTCGTAGGTTCGCACCGCTTCCTGCAGCGCCTGTGGCGACTCGTGGTCGATGAAGAGACCGGTGAGGTCGATGTCTTCGATGAGCCCATGACCGACGAAGACGCGAAACAGCTCAACCGCACGATCGCCGGTGTCCGCGACGACTACGCGAACCTGCGCGACAACACGGTCGTGGCGAAGCTCATCGAGTACGTCAACTACCTGACCAAGGCGCGCGAGAAATCCGGTGCGAATGTTTCACGTGAAACGGTGGAGCCGCTCGTGCAGATGGTCTCCCCGCTCGCGCCGCACATCGCCGAAGAGCTGTGGGCGCGTCTCGGCCACTCCGGCACGATCACGTTCGAGTCCTTCCCCACATTCGACGAGAGCTTGCTGACCGACGACACCGTCGAGATCCCCGTCCAGATCAACGGCAAGGTCCGCGCGCGTGTCGACGTCCCCACCGACGCCTCCAAGGACGACATCGAGGCGATCGCGGTTGCGGACGAGCGCGTCGCATCGCTTATCGACGGCAAGAACGTGGTCAAAACCATCGTCGTCCCAGGACGAATGGTCAACCTCGTGGTGAAATGA
- a CDS encoding VanZ family protein, whose product MTVTSRRAAAGALAAYSGVVIALTMLKAFFRIGYLWDPANQMRRGVSLVPFSDLVEAKSWFGPLFGYGGNIAFFVPVGVLAFILFERARRPVLTATLFGAGFSLLIEVSQYVFGLGYSDIDDFLMNTLGAFIGAKIAQWFGPRLHKVWIGLAYGVVFLFISLVLAGESFGDPEKIKQV is encoded by the coding sequence ATGACGGTGACAAGCCGCCGGGCAGCGGCCGGAGCGCTCGCAGCGTATTCGGGCGTGGTCATTGCGTTGACCATGCTCAAGGCGTTCTTTCGGATTGGGTACCTCTGGGATCCCGCGAACCAGATGCGGAGGGGCGTCTCGCTTGTCCCCTTCTCGGACCTGGTTGAGGCGAAATCGTGGTTCGGGCCGCTCTTCGGATACGGAGGCAATATCGCGTTCTTCGTCCCGGTTGGCGTGCTCGCATTCATTCTTTTTGAACGTGCACGCCGACCGGTGCTCACCGCGACTCTCTTCGGTGCCGGGTTCAGCCTGCTCATCGAGGTGTCGCAGTACGTTTTCGGGCTAGGGTACTCCGATATTGATGACTTCCTCATGAACACCCTCGGCGCGTTCATCGGCGCGAAGATCGCCCAGTGGTTCGGCCCACGGCTGCACAAGGTCTGGATCGGTCTCGCGTACGGTGTCGTTTTCCTGTTCATCTCCCTCGTCCTCGCCGGTGAGAGCTTTGGAGATCCGGAGAAAATTAAGCAGGTTTGA
- a CDS encoding YidH family protein: MSEKNPDQRGWFTRTVFPDGDEPDPRFTLANERTFLAWTRTALAFLAGGIALEAFALPGIDEEWRQIAAIVLILVGLLIALGSAVRWVHLERALRHKKPLPAPAVVPLLGVGIALASLVVLIGLF, translated from the coding sequence ATGAGCGAGAAGAACCCGGACCAGCGCGGATGGTTCACGCGCACCGTGTTTCCCGACGGGGACGAGCCTGATCCGCGCTTCACGCTGGCCAACGAGCGAACATTCCTGGCCTGGACCCGCACGGCGCTCGCATTCCTCGCGGGCGGTATCGCTCTGGAGGCCTTCGCGCTACCGGGAATTGACGAGGAGTGGCGCCAGATCGCGGCCATCGTGCTCATTCTCGTCGGATTGCTCATCGCGCTGGGCTCCGCGGTGCGTTGGGTCCACTTGGAGCGGGCGCTGCGCCACAAGAAACCGTTGCCGGCGCCTGCGGTGGTTCCGCTGCTCGGAGTCGGCATCGCGTTGGCCAGCTTGGTCGTGCTGATCGGGCTGTTCTGA